A genomic stretch from Hemicordylus capensis ecotype Gifberg chromosome 5, rHemCap1.1.pri, whole genome shotgun sequence includes:
- the PCDH7 gene encoding protocadherin-7 isoform X11 has product MWKMRTLLGFVQSCYCCCCFLLLLPPPLWVSLATAKQLLRYRLAEEGPADIRIGNVASDLGIVTGSGEVTFSLESGSDYLKIDNMTGELSTTERRIDREKLPQCQMIFDENECFLDFEVSVIGPSQSWVDLFEGRVIILDINDNTPTFPSPVLTLTVEENRPVGTLYLLPTATDRDFGRNGIERYELLQEPGIDGGRRGGGSSASAASDSALYPGGSKRRQEADGAARSSVFELQVADTPDGEKQPQLIIKGALDREQRDSYELSLRVRDGGDPARSSQAILRVLITDVNDNSPRFEKSVYEADLAENSSPGTPILQLRAADSDVGVNGQIEYVFGAATESVRRLLRLDESSGWLSVLHRIDREEVNQLRFTVMARDRGQPPKTDKATVVLNIRDENDNVPTIDIRKIGRIPLRDGVASVAEDVLVDTPIALVQVSDRDQGENGVVTCTVVGDVPFQLKPASEGEGEPQNKRKYFLHTSAPLDYEAVRDYNVVIVAVDSGSPSLSSNNSLLVRVGDTNDNPPVFSQAVLEVSFPENNAPGERVATVMATDADSGKNAEIAYSLEPSPLSAESPGGLFIIDPDSGDVRVQAVLDREQRDTYEFQVTARDKGVPSLQGSTTVVVKVADRNDNEPRFMQDVFTFYVKENLQPNSPVGMVTVMDADKGRNAELSLSIQPGEQEHGAAAGIFSIENDTGTIYSTVSFDRELQTSYTFRVKAVDGGEPPRSATATVSLFVMDENDNAPQVTSPANSSYQVLSPSSNLRTVVTSVQAKDADENQNAELSYSLVGGNPFKLFEIDPSSGVVSLVGKLAPKHYGLHRLVVQVNDSGQPPQSTTALLHIFVNESVSNATVVEGQVTRSLHTPLAQDIAGDPSYELSKQRLSIVIGVVAGIMTVILLILVVVMARYCRSKGKHGGYEAGKKDHEDFFTPQQHDKAKKPKKDKKGKKPGKQPLYSSIVTVEASKPNGQRYDGVNEKLSGDSPSMSCYRSVNGGPGSPDLARHYKSSSPLPTVQLHPQSPTAGKKHQAVQELPPANTFVGAGDNISIGSDHCSEYSCQASSKYSKQDSRSTCKVFPARTVLLTSWDLKLLE; this is encoded by the exons ATGTGGAAGATGCGGACGCTCTTGGGCTTTGTGCAgtcctgctactgctgctgctgtttcttactCTTGCTGCCTCCTCCGCTTTGGGTCAGCCTGGCCACCGCTAAGCAGCTGCTGAGATACCGGCTGGCAGAGGAAGGACCCGCCGACATCCGCATCGGCAACGTGGCTTCGGACTTGGGCATAGTGACGGGTTCGGGCGAAGTGACGTTCAGCCTGGAGTCCGGCTCCGATTACCTGAAGATCGACAACATGACCGGCGAGCTGAGCACCACCGAGAGGCGCATCGACCGCGAGAAGCTGCCGCAATGCCAAATGATCTTCGACGAGAACGAGTGCTTCTTGGACTTCGAGGTGTCGGTGATCGGTCCCTCTCAGAGCTGGGTGGACCTCTTTGAGGGCCGGGTCATCATCCTGGATATCAACGACAATACCCCCACGTTCCCCTCCCCCGTGCTCACCCTCACCGTCGAGGAGAACCGTCCGGTGGGAACCCTCTACCTGCTGCCCACCGCCACCGACAGGGACTTTGGCCGCAACGGCATAGAGCGCTATGAACTGCTGCAGGAACCCGGCATCGACGGGGGCAGGAGGGGCGGTGGCAGCTCGGCTTCCGCAGCTTCGGACAGCGCCCTCTATCCTGGAGGCAGcaagaggaggcaggaggccgaCGGCGCGGCCAGGAGCAGCGTGTTTGAGCTACAAGTGGCTGATACCCCCGACGGGgagaagcagccacagctgatcaTTAAGGGGGCTCTGGATCGAGAGCAGAGGGACTCCTACGAGTTGAGCTTGCGGGTGCGGGACGGGGGAGACCCGGCGCGCTCCTCCCAGGCCATCCTCCGGGTGCTGATCACCGACGTAAATGACAACAGCCCCCGCTTCGAGAAGAGCGTCTATGAGGCAGATCTGGCCGAGAACAGCAGCCCGGGCACCCCGATCCTGCAGCTCAGGGCTGCTGACTCCGACGTGGGGGTGAATGGGCAGATTGAGTACGTCTTCGGGGCGGCCACGGAGTCTGTGAGGCGGCTGCTGCGCCTGGACGAGTCCTCCGGCTGGCTCAGCGTCCTGCACCGCATCGATCGCGAGGAGGTGAACCAGCTCCGCTTCACCGTCATGGCCAGGGACCGCGGGCAGCCGCCCAAGACCGACAAGGCCACGGTGGTGCTCAATATCCGCGACGAGAACGACAACGTGCCCACCATCGACATCCGCAAGATCGGGCGCATCCCGCTGCGAGACGGGGTGGCCAGTGTGGCTGAAGACGTGCTGGTGGACACCCCCATCGCCCTGGTGCAAGTGTCAGACCGGGACCAGGGCGAGAACGGCGTGGTGACTTGCACCGTGGTGGGCGACGTGCCTTTCCAGCTGAAGCCGGCCAGCGAGGGTGAAGGGGAGCCCCAGAACAAGCGCAAGTATTTCCTGCACACCTCGGCGCCCCTCGACTACGAGGCCGTGCGAGACTACAACGTGGTCATCGTGGCGGTGGACTCTGGCAGCCCCAGCCTGTCCAGCAACAACTCCCTGCTGGTGCGGGTGGGCGACACCAATGACAACCCGCCCGTCTTCAGCCAGGCTGTGCTGGAGGTCTCCTTCCCCGAGAACAACGCTCCTGGCGAGCGGGTGGCCACAGTGATGGCCACGGACGCGGACAGCGGCAAGAACGCCGAGATCGCCTACTCCCTGGAGCCGTCCCCGCTCTCGGCAGAGTCCCCCGGGGGCCTCTTCATCATCGACCCGGATTCCGGGGACGTGCGGGTGCAGGCGGTGCTGGACCGCGAGCAAAGGGACACCTACGAGTTCCAGGTGACGGCGCGGGACAAGGGGGTGCCGTCCCTGCAGGGCTCCACCACGGTGGTGGTGAAGGTGGCCGACCGCAACGACAACGAGCCGCGCTTCATGCAGGACGTCTTCACCTTCTACGTGAAGGAGAACCTGCAGCCCAACAGCCCCGTGGGCATGGTGACGGTGATGGACGCCGACAAGGGGCGCAACGCCGAGCTGAGCCTCTCCATCCAGCCCGGCGAGCAGGAGCACGGCGCCGCCGCCGGCATCTTCTCCATCGAGAACGACACCGGCACCATCTACTCCACCGTCTCCTTCGACCGGGAGCTGCAGACCAGCTACACCTTCAGGGTGAAGGCGGTGGACGGCGGCGAGCCGCCGCGCTCGGCCACCGCCACCGTCTCGCTCTTCGTCATGGACGAGAACGACAACGCGCCGCAGGTCACCTCGCCGGCCAACAGCTCCTACCAGGTGCTGTCGCCGTCGAGCAACCTGCGCACGGTGGTGACCAGCGTGCAGGCCAAGGACGCCGACGAGAACCAGAACGCCGAGCTGAGCTACAGCCTGGTGGGCGGCAACCCCTTCAAGCTCTTCGAGATCGACCCGTCCAGCGGGGTGGTGTCGCTGGTGGGCAAGCTGGCGCCCAAGCACTACGGCCTCCACCGCCTGGTGGTGCAGGTCAACGACAGCGGGCAGCCGCCGCAGTCCACCACGGCCCTGCTGCACATCTTCGTCAACGAGAGCGTCTCCAACGCCACCGTGGTGGAGGGCCAAGTGACGCGCAGCCTGCACACGCCGCTGGCCCAGGACATCGCCGGGGACCCCAGCTACGAGCTGAGCAAGCAGCGCCTCAGCATCGTCATCGGCGTGGTGGCCGGCATCATGACCGTCATCCTCCTCATCCTGGTGGTGGTCATGGCCCGTTACTGCCGCTCCAAGGGCAAGCACGGCGGCTACGAGGCCGGCAAGAAGGACCACGAGGACTTCTTCACGCCCCAGCAGCACGACAAGGCCAAGAAGCCCAAGAAGGACAAGAAGGGCAAGAAGCCCGGCAAGCAGCCCCTCTACAGCAGCATCGTCACCGTTGAGGCCTCCAAGCCCAACGGGCAGCGCTACGACGGCGTCAACGAGAAGCTTTCCGGAGACAGCCCCAGCATGAGCTGCTACCGCTCGGTCAACGGCGGGCCGGGCAGCCCGGATCTGGCCCGGCATTACAAATCCAGCTCTCCCTTGCCCACCGTGCAGCTCCACCCGCAGTCCCCCACCGCCGGGAAAAAGCACCAGGCCGTGCAGGAACTGCCCCCGGCCAACACCTTCGTGGGCGCGGGAGACAACATCTCCATCGGGTCGGACCACTGTTCCGAGTACAGCTGTCAAGCCAGCAGCAAGTACAGCAAGCAG GATTCAAGAAGTACCTGTAAAGTTTTTCCGGCTAGGACAGTTTTACTTACTTCATGGGATCTGAAGCTCCTTGAATAA
- the PCDH7 gene encoding protocadherin-7 isoform X13, translating to MWKMRTLLGFVQSCYCCCCFLLLLPPPLWVSLATAKQLLRYRLAEEGPADIRIGNVASDLGIVTGSGEVTFSLESGSDYLKIDNMTGELSTTERRIDREKLPQCQMIFDENECFLDFEVSVIGPSQSWVDLFEGRVIILDINDNTPTFPSPVLTLTVEENRPVGTLYLLPTATDRDFGRNGIERYELLQEPGIDGGRRGGGSSASAASDSALYPGGSKRRQEADGAARSSVFELQVADTPDGEKQPQLIIKGALDREQRDSYELSLRVRDGGDPARSSQAILRVLITDVNDNSPRFEKSVYEADLAENSSPGTPILQLRAADSDVGVNGQIEYVFGAATESVRRLLRLDESSGWLSVLHRIDREEVNQLRFTVMARDRGQPPKTDKATVVLNIRDENDNVPTIDIRKIGRIPLRDGVASVAEDVLVDTPIALVQVSDRDQGENGVVTCTVVGDVPFQLKPASEGEGEPQNKRKYFLHTSAPLDYEAVRDYNVVIVAVDSGSPSLSSNNSLLVRVGDTNDNPPVFSQAVLEVSFPENNAPGERVATVMATDADSGKNAEIAYSLEPSPLSAESPGGLFIIDPDSGDVRVQAVLDREQRDTYEFQVTARDKGVPSLQGSTTVVVKVADRNDNEPRFMQDVFTFYVKENLQPNSPVGMVTVMDADKGRNAELSLSIQPGEQEHGAAAGIFSIENDTGTIYSTVSFDRELQTSYTFRVKAVDGGEPPRSATATVSLFVMDENDNAPQVTSPANSSYQVLSPSSNLRTVVTSVQAKDADENQNAELSYSLVGGNPFKLFEIDPSSGVVSLVGKLAPKHYGLHRLVVQVNDSGQPPQSTTALLHIFVNESVSNATVVEGQVTRSLHTPLAQDIAGDPSYELSKQRLSIVIGVVAGIMTVILLILVVVMARYCRSKGKHGGYEAGKKDHEDFFTPQQHDKAKKPKKDKKGKKPGKQPLYSSIVTVEASKPNGQRYDGVNEKLSGDSPSMSCYRSVNGGPGSPDLARHYKSSSPLPTVQLHPQSPTAGKKHQAVQELPPANTFVGAGDNISIGSDHCSEYSCQASSKYSKQIQDLCQM from the coding sequence ATGTGGAAGATGCGGACGCTCTTGGGCTTTGTGCAgtcctgctactgctgctgctgtttcttactCTTGCTGCCTCCTCCGCTTTGGGTCAGCCTGGCCACCGCTAAGCAGCTGCTGAGATACCGGCTGGCAGAGGAAGGACCCGCCGACATCCGCATCGGCAACGTGGCTTCGGACTTGGGCATAGTGACGGGTTCGGGCGAAGTGACGTTCAGCCTGGAGTCCGGCTCCGATTACCTGAAGATCGACAACATGACCGGCGAGCTGAGCACCACCGAGAGGCGCATCGACCGCGAGAAGCTGCCGCAATGCCAAATGATCTTCGACGAGAACGAGTGCTTCTTGGACTTCGAGGTGTCGGTGATCGGTCCCTCTCAGAGCTGGGTGGACCTCTTTGAGGGCCGGGTCATCATCCTGGATATCAACGACAATACCCCCACGTTCCCCTCCCCCGTGCTCACCCTCACCGTCGAGGAGAACCGTCCGGTGGGAACCCTCTACCTGCTGCCCACCGCCACCGACAGGGACTTTGGCCGCAACGGCATAGAGCGCTATGAACTGCTGCAGGAACCCGGCATCGACGGGGGCAGGAGGGGCGGTGGCAGCTCGGCTTCCGCAGCTTCGGACAGCGCCCTCTATCCTGGAGGCAGcaagaggaggcaggaggccgaCGGCGCGGCCAGGAGCAGCGTGTTTGAGCTACAAGTGGCTGATACCCCCGACGGGgagaagcagccacagctgatcaTTAAGGGGGCTCTGGATCGAGAGCAGAGGGACTCCTACGAGTTGAGCTTGCGGGTGCGGGACGGGGGAGACCCGGCGCGCTCCTCCCAGGCCATCCTCCGGGTGCTGATCACCGACGTAAATGACAACAGCCCCCGCTTCGAGAAGAGCGTCTATGAGGCAGATCTGGCCGAGAACAGCAGCCCGGGCACCCCGATCCTGCAGCTCAGGGCTGCTGACTCCGACGTGGGGGTGAATGGGCAGATTGAGTACGTCTTCGGGGCGGCCACGGAGTCTGTGAGGCGGCTGCTGCGCCTGGACGAGTCCTCCGGCTGGCTCAGCGTCCTGCACCGCATCGATCGCGAGGAGGTGAACCAGCTCCGCTTCACCGTCATGGCCAGGGACCGCGGGCAGCCGCCCAAGACCGACAAGGCCACGGTGGTGCTCAATATCCGCGACGAGAACGACAACGTGCCCACCATCGACATCCGCAAGATCGGGCGCATCCCGCTGCGAGACGGGGTGGCCAGTGTGGCTGAAGACGTGCTGGTGGACACCCCCATCGCCCTGGTGCAAGTGTCAGACCGGGACCAGGGCGAGAACGGCGTGGTGACTTGCACCGTGGTGGGCGACGTGCCTTTCCAGCTGAAGCCGGCCAGCGAGGGTGAAGGGGAGCCCCAGAACAAGCGCAAGTATTTCCTGCACACCTCGGCGCCCCTCGACTACGAGGCCGTGCGAGACTACAACGTGGTCATCGTGGCGGTGGACTCTGGCAGCCCCAGCCTGTCCAGCAACAACTCCCTGCTGGTGCGGGTGGGCGACACCAATGACAACCCGCCCGTCTTCAGCCAGGCTGTGCTGGAGGTCTCCTTCCCCGAGAACAACGCTCCTGGCGAGCGGGTGGCCACAGTGATGGCCACGGACGCGGACAGCGGCAAGAACGCCGAGATCGCCTACTCCCTGGAGCCGTCCCCGCTCTCGGCAGAGTCCCCCGGGGGCCTCTTCATCATCGACCCGGATTCCGGGGACGTGCGGGTGCAGGCGGTGCTGGACCGCGAGCAAAGGGACACCTACGAGTTCCAGGTGACGGCGCGGGACAAGGGGGTGCCGTCCCTGCAGGGCTCCACCACGGTGGTGGTGAAGGTGGCCGACCGCAACGACAACGAGCCGCGCTTCATGCAGGACGTCTTCACCTTCTACGTGAAGGAGAACCTGCAGCCCAACAGCCCCGTGGGCATGGTGACGGTGATGGACGCCGACAAGGGGCGCAACGCCGAGCTGAGCCTCTCCATCCAGCCCGGCGAGCAGGAGCACGGCGCCGCCGCCGGCATCTTCTCCATCGAGAACGACACCGGCACCATCTACTCCACCGTCTCCTTCGACCGGGAGCTGCAGACCAGCTACACCTTCAGGGTGAAGGCGGTGGACGGCGGCGAGCCGCCGCGCTCGGCCACCGCCACCGTCTCGCTCTTCGTCATGGACGAGAACGACAACGCGCCGCAGGTCACCTCGCCGGCCAACAGCTCCTACCAGGTGCTGTCGCCGTCGAGCAACCTGCGCACGGTGGTGACCAGCGTGCAGGCCAAGGACGCCGACGAGAACCAGAACGCCGAGCTGAGCTACAGCCTGGTGGGCGGCAACCCCTTCAAGCTCTTCGAGATCGACCCGTCCAGCGGGGTGGTGTCGCTGGTGGGCAAGCTGGCGCCCAAGCACTACGGCCTCCACCGCCTGGTGGTGCAGGTCAACGACAGCGGGCAGCCGCCGCAGTCCACCACGGCCCTGCTGCACATCTTCGTCAACGAGAGCGTCTCCAACGCCACCGTGGTGGAGGGCCAAGTGACGCGCAGCCTGCACACGCCGCTGGCCCAGGACATCGCCGGGGACCCCAGCTACGAGCTGAGCAAGCAGCGCCTCAGCATCGTCATCGGCGTGGTGGCCGGCATCATGACCGTCATCCTCCTCATCCTGGTGGTGGTCATGGCCCGTTACTGCCGCTCCAAGGGCAAGCACGGCGGCTACGAGGCCGGCAAGAAGGACCACGAGGACTTCTTCACGCCCCAGCAGCACGACAAGGCCAAGAAGCCCAAGAAGGACAAGAAGGGCAAGAAGCCCGGCAAGCAGCCCCTCTACAGCAGCATCGTCACCGTTGAGGCCTCCAAGCCCAACGGGCAGCGCTACGACGGCGTCAACGAGAAGCTTTCCGGAGACAGCCCCAGCATGAGCTGCTACCGCTCGGTCAACGGCGGGCCGGGCAGCCCGGATCTGGCCCGGCATTACAAATCCAGCTCTCCCTTGCCCACCGTGCAGCTCCACCCGCAGTCCCCCACCGCCGGGAAAAAGCACCAGGCCGTGCAGGAACTGCCCCCGGCCAACACCTTCGTGGGCGCGGGAGACAACATCTCCATCGGGTCGGACCACTGTTCCGAGTACAGCTGTCAAGCCAGCAGCAAGTACAGCAAGCAG
- the PCDH7 gene encoding protocadherin-7 isoform X9, with amino-acid sequence MWKMRTLLGFVQSCYCCCCFLLLLPPPLWVSLATAKQLLRYRLAEEGPADIRIGNVASDLGIVTGSGEVTFSLESGSDYLKIDNMTGELSTTERRIDREKLPQCQMIFDENECFLDFEVSVIGPSQSWVDLFEGRVIILDINDNTPTFPSPVLTLTVEENRPVGTLYLLPTATDRDFGRNGIERYELLQEPGIDGGRRGGGSSASAASDSALYPGGSKRRQEADGAARSSVFELQVADTPDGEKQPQLIIKGALDREQRDSYELSLRVRDGGDPARSSQAILRVLITDVNDNSPRFEKSVYEADLAENSSPGTPILQLRAADSDVGVNGQIEYVFGAATESVRRLLRLDESSGWLSVLHRIDREEVNQLRFTVMARDRGQPPKTDKATVVLNIRDENDNVPTIDIRKIGRIPLRDGVASVAEDVLVDTPIALVQVSDRDQGENGVVTCTVVGDVPFQLKPASEGEGEPQNKRKYFLHTSAPLDYEAVRDYNVVIVAVDSGSPSLSSNNSLLVRVGDTNDNPPVFSQAVLEVSFPENNAPGERVATVMATDADSGKNAEIAYSLEPSPLSAESPGGLFIIDPDSGDVRVQAVLDREQRDTYEFQVTARDKGVPSLQGSTTVVVKVADRNDNEPRFMQDVFTFYVKENLQPNSPVGMVTVMDADKGRNAELSLSIQPGEQEHGAAAGIFSIENDTGTIYSTVSFDRELQTSYTFRVKAVDGGEPPRSATATVSLFVMDENDNAPQVTSPANSSYQVLSPSSNLRTVVTSVQAKDADENQNAELSYSLVGGNPFKLFEIDPSSGVVSLVGKLAPKHYGLHRLVVQVNDSGQPPQSTTALLHIFVNESVSNATVVEGQVTRSLHTPLAQDIAGDPSYELSKQRLSIVIGVVAGIMTVILLILVVVMARYCRSKGKHGGYEAGKKDHEDFFTPQQHDKAKKPKKDKKGKKPGKQPLYSSIVTVEASKPNGQRYDGVNEKLSGDSPSMSCYRSVNGGPGSPDLARHYKSSSPLPTVQLHPQSPTAGKKHQAVQELPPANTFVGAGDNISIGSDHCSEYSCQASSKYSKQDVSESLNASSSNSSTQDTSDKPFRRVTFSVVSQPQDPHQGSLQSCYDSGLEESETPSSKSSSGPRLGALPLPEDNYERTTPDGSVGEAEHMENGPHILSGIGSASLRLSSLLPESICE; translated from the coding sequence ATGTGGAAGATGCGGACGCTCTTGGGCTTTGTGCAgtcctgctactgctgctgctgtttcttactCTTGCTGCCTCCTCCGCTTTGGGTCAGCCTGGCCACCGCTAAGCAGCTGCTGAGATACCGGCTGGCAGAGGAAGGACCCGCCGACATCCGCATCGGCAACGTGGCTTCGGACTTGGGCATAGTGACGGGTTCGGGCGAAGTGACGTTCAGCCTGGAGTCCGGCTCCGATTACCTGAAGATCGACAACATGACCGGCGAGCTGAGCACCACCGAGAGGCGCATCGACCGCGAGAAGCTGCCGCAATGCCAAATGATCTTCGACGAGAACGAGTGCTTCTTGGACTTCGAGGTGTCGGTGATCGGTCCCTCTCAGAGCTGGGTGGACCTCTTTGAGGGCCGGGTCATCATCCTGGATATCAACGACAATACCCCCACGTTCCCCTCCCCCGTGCTCACCCTCACCGTCGAGGAGAACCGTCCGGTGGGAACCCTCTACCTGCTGCCCACCGCCACCGACAGGGACTTTGGCCGCAACGGCATAGAGCGCTATGAACTGCTGCAGGAACCCGGCATCGACGGGGGCAGGAGGGGCGGTGGCAGCTCGGCTTCCGCAGCTTCGGACAGCGCCCTCTATCCTGGAGGCAGcaagaggaggcaggaggccgaCGGCGCGGCCAGGAGCAGCGTGTTTGAGCTACAAGTGGCTGATACCCCCGACGGGgagaagcagccacagctgatcaTTAAGGGGGCTCTGGATCGAGAGCAGAGGGACTCCTACGAGTTGAGCTTGCGGGTGCGGGACGGGGGAGACCCGGCGCGCTCCTCCCAGGCCATCCTCCGGGTGCTGATCACCGACGTAAATGACAACAGCCCCCGCTTCGAGAAGAGCGTCTATGAGGCAGATCTGGCCGAGAACAGCAGCCCGGGCACCCCGATCCTGCAGCTCAGGGCTGCTGACTCCGACGTGGGGGTGAATGGGCAGATTGAGTACGTCTTCGGGGCGGCCACGGAGTCTGTGAGGCGGCTGCTGCGCCTGGACGAGTCCTCCGGCTGGCTCAGCGTCCTGCACCGCATCGATCGCGAGGAGGTGAACCAGCTCCGCTTCACCGTCATGGCCAGGGACCGCGGGCAGCCGCCCAAGACCGACAAGGCCACGGTGGTGCTCAATATCCGCGACGAGAACGACAACGTGCCCACCATCGACATCCGCAAGATCGGGCGCATCCCGCTGCGAGACGGGGTGGCCAGTGTGGCTGAAGACGTGCTGGTGGACACCCCCATCGCCCTGGTGCAAGTGTCAGACCGGGACCAGGGCGAGAACGGCGTGGTGACTTGCACCGTGGTGGGCGACGTGCCTTTCCAGCTGAAGCCGGCCAGCGAGGGTGAAGGGGAGCCCCAGAACAAGCGCAAGTATTTCCTGCACACCTCGGCGCCCCTCGACTACGAGGCCGTGCGAGACTACAACGTGGTCATCGTGGCGGTGGACTCTGGCAGCCCCAGCCTGTCCAGCAACAACTCCCTGCTGGTGCGGGTGGGCGACACCAATGACAACCCGCCCGTCTTCAGCCAGGCTGTGCTGGAGGTCTCCTTCCCCGAGAACAACGCTCCTGGCGAGCGGGTGGCCACAGTGATGGCCACGGACGCGGACAGCGGCAAGAACGCCGAGATCGCCTACTCCCTGGAGCCGTCCCCGCTCTCGGCAGAGTCCCCCGGGGGCCTCTTCATCATCGACCCGGATTCCGGGGACGTGCGGGTGCAGGCGGTGCTGGACCGCGAGCAAAGGGACACCTACGAGTTCCAGGTGACGGCGCGGGACAAGGGGGTGCCGTCCCTGCAGGGCTCCACCACGGTGGTGGTGAAGGTGGCCGACCGCAACGACAACGAGCCGCGCTTCATGCAGGACGTCTTCACCTTCTACGTGAAGGAGAACCTGCAGCCCAACAGCCCCGTGGGCATGGTGACGGTGATGGACGCCGACAAGGGGCGCAACGCCGAGCTGAGCCTCTCCATCCAGCCCGGCGAGCAGGAGCACGGCGCCGCCGCCGGCATCTTCTCCATCGAGAACGACACCGGCACCATCTACTCCACCGTCTCCTTCGACCGGGAGCTGCAGACCAGCTACACCTTCAGGGTGAAGGCGGTGGACGGCGGCGAGCCGCCGCGCTCGGCCACCGCCACCGTCTCGCTCTTCGTCATGGACGAGAACGACAACGCGCCGCAGGTCACCTCGCCGGCCAACAGCTCCTACCAGGTGCTGTCGCCGTCGAGCAACCTGCGCACGGTGGTGACCAGCGTGCAGGCCAAGGACGCCGACGAGAACCAGAACGCCGAGCTGAGCTACAGCCTGGTGGGCGGCAACCCCTTCAAGCTCTTCGAGATCGACCCGTCCAGCGGGGTGGTGTCGCTGGTGGGCAAGCTGGCGCCCAAGCACTACGGCCTCCACCGCCTGGTGGTGCAGGTCAACGACAGCGGGCAGCCGCCGCAGTCCACCACGGCCCTGCTGCACATCTTCGTCAACGAGAGCGTCTCCAACGCCACCGTGGTGGAGGGCCAAGTGACGCGCAGCCTGCACACGCCGCTGGCCCAGGACATCGCCGGGGACCCCAGCTACGAGCTGAGCAAGCAGCGCCTCAGCATCGTCATCGGCGTGGTGGCCGGCATCATGACCGTCATCCTCCTCATCCTGGTGGTGGTCATGGCCCGTTACTGCCGCTCCAAGGGCAAGCACGGCGGCTACGAGGCCGGCAAGAAGGACCACGAGGACTTCTTCACGCCCCAGCAGCACGACAAGGCCAAGAAGCCCAAGAAGGACAAGAAGGGCAAGAAGCCCGGCAAGCAGCCCCTCTACAGCAGCATCGTCACCGTTGAGGCCTCCAAGCCCAACGGGCAGCGCTACGACGGCGTCAACGAGAAGCTTTCCGGAGACAGCCCCAGCATGAGCTGCTACCGCTCGGTCAACGGCGGGCCGGGCAGCCCGGATCTGGCCCGGCATTACAAATCCAGCTCTCCCTTGCCCACCGTGCAGCTCCACCCGCAGTCCCCCACCGCCGGGAAAAAGCACCAGGCCGTGCAGGAACTGCCCCCGGCCAACACCTTCGTGGGCGCGGGAGACAACATCTCCATCGGGTCGGACCACTGTTCCGAGTACAGCTGTCAAGCCAGCAGCAAGTACAGCAAGCAG